DNA from Halogeometricum sp. S1BR25-6:
GACCCTTCACGGATCTGGTTCACGCTCACCGAGGGGTCGCTCACCGAAGTGCGGTTCCCGCGCGTCGACCTGATGAACCTGCGGACGCTCGACATGCTGGTCGTGGACGCCGACCCCGAGTCGTCGTACACCGCGCGGACGCACAACGAGACGCGGCGGGACGACGCTACCGACACCATCGAGCGCCGGACGGAGATGGCCGAGGACGACGCCCTCGTGTTCAGACACGTCATCACCGAGTCCGGCGACGGCCGCGGCCACCAGTGGAAACTGACCGTCGAGTACGCCGTCGACCCCGAACACGACGCGCTCCTCGTCGACGCCTCCTTCGAGGCCGAAGACGACAACGAGTACGAACTGTACGCGGTGGCCGACACGGCGCTCGTGAACACCGGCGGGAAGGACCGCGGCCTCCGCCTCGGGCAGATGGGGAGCTACCACCTTGTCGCCCGCGACGCCGGCGCGTACGACCAGGAGGGCGACGTCCGACCGCTCCTCATCGACGAGAACGGCGACGAGTACAGCGTCGCCGTCGCCATGACCGCCGCCGGGCGGTTCGACTGGGCGACGGTGGGCGTCGCCGGCACCGAACACCTCGCGCGACTGTTCTCGAACGGTGAACTGCCGAACGCGCAAGAGCGTGTCGACAACGAGAACGTCGTGCTCGTGGGGCGCATCGGAACCGGGACGCGCGTGCACGAGACGCTCGCGCTCGGATTCGCCGAGAACGCCGACACCGCGGCGGCCCTCGGCGAGGCCGCCGGCGCCCTCACGCGCGGCTACGAGTCGGCCCGCTCGAAGTACGTCGACTCCTGGCAGGCGTTCCTTGCGGACAAGGAACTGCCGGCGGCCGTCGCCGACGACGAGACGCTGGCGAACCAGTACCGCGCCTGCCTGATGGCGCTGCGCGCCGTCGAGGACAAGACGTTCCTCGGCGCGGGCATCGCGTCGCCGTCGGTGCCGTGGGGCGAGGCGGTCACCTCCGAGGAGCAGAAGGGGTACGGCTACAACTTCGTCTGGTCGCGCGACCTGTACCAGGTGTTCACCGTCTTCGACGCCATCGGCGACGTGGAGACGGGCATTCACGCCCTGCAGTACATCTACGAGTACCAGCAGGACGAACGCGGCTTCATCCCGCAGAACACCTACCTCAACGGCCGGACGCGCTGGGGCGGCGAGCAGATGGACAACATCTCGTTCCCGGCCGTCATGGCGTACATGCTGTCCGAACGCGGCGTCGAGTTCGACGACGTGAGCTACGACTACGTGAACGTCAAGCGCTCGGCCGACTACGTGGCGCGAAACGGGCCGCCGACGGCGCAGGAGCGCTGGGAGGAGGAGGCGGGCTACTCGCCCTCGTCCATCGCCGCCGAAATCGCCGGCCTCGCCTCGGCCGCCGCCCTCGCCATCGACGAGGGGTACGACGCCGACGCGCTCATCTGGTTGGCCCTCGCCGACGACTGGACCGAGAGCGTCGAGTCGTGGACGGCGACGAAGACGGGCACCGACCGCCACGAGCACACCCCGTACTACGTCCGCGTCACCCGCGACGGCGACCCGGACGCCGGTCACCTTCGGACCCTCGCGAACAGCGGTCCGACGCTCGACGAACGCGAGATAATCGACGGCGGCTTCCTCGAACTCGTCAGGCTGGGAATCAAGCCCGCCGACGACGACATCATCCAGAACACCGTCGCCGAGATGGACAACACCATCCGCGTCGACACGCCGTACGGCCCGGCGTTCTACCGCTACAACGGCGACGGCTACGGCGAACGCGAACGCGACGAGGAGGGTGCACCCTGGTCCATCGAGTCGAAGGGGAAAGGACGCCTCTGGCCCATCTTCACCGGCGAACGCGGCGAGTTCGAACTGCTGAACGACACCGAAGAGGAGGCGCTCGACCCGGCGAACATGCTCCGGACGATGGCCAGTTTCGCCAACTCCGGGCGGATGATATCCGAGCAGGTGTGGGACCGCGGGCACAGCACCGCGTACAACTGGGAGTTCGGCGAAGGGACGGGCGCGGCGACGCCGTTGGCGTGGTCGATGGCGCAGTTCGTGCGCCTCGCGCACAGCATCGACGTCGGCGAACCCATCGAGATGCCCGCGTTCGTCCGCGAGCGTTACCTCGACGCCGACCGACCCGAGGGGCCGAAACTGCAGGTGAGCACGCGCTTCATGGGCGACAACCTCGTCATCACCGGGAAGACGGACGCCGCCGTCGTCGCGGTCAAGACGCCGAGCGAGACGGCGATGGTCGAACCCGAGGACGGTTCCTTCGAGGTGGCCGTCGACATCGAACACGGTGAGAACCAAGTGACCGTCGCCGGCGCGACGGACGCCGACCTGACCGTCGCGGGCACGACCGTCACCCGCTTTACGCTCTGAGGCGGGGAACCGCACTCGCCTCGTCCCCGGCCTCCCTCTCACGCCCGCGGGCTTTTCTTTCGGACGCTCCCTAGTCCCTACATGGCCACGTACACGCGTCGGACGCGGGTCGCCGCGCCGCTCTCGGAAGTCTGGTCGTTTCACTCGAAGATATCGGGACTGGAGGCGCTGACGCCCGAGTGGATGAACCTCGACGTCGTCGCCGTCCGCGGCCCCGACGGCGAATCCGACCCCGAGGAACTGCTGACCGGGTCGAAGGTCCGGATGTCGATGCGACCGCTCGGTCTCGGTCCGGCCCAGCGGTGGACCTCCCACATCGTCGAACGCGAGTACGAGGACGGCGCGGCGATGTTCCGCGACGAGATGATCGGCGGCCCGTTCCGAAAGTGGGTCCACACCCACCAGTTCTACGCCGACGGCGACGAGACGCTGGTCGAGGACCGACTGGAGTACGAACTGCCGGGCGGTCCCGTCGGCCGGGCGGCATCGCCGGCGGCCGTCGTCGGCTTCGAACCGATGTTCCGGTACCGCCACCGGAAGACGAAGGAGCTACTGGAGTCGGGAATCCGAACGCGCGGTCGGCGAGACGAGTGACCGGCGGGTCCGTCAGTCCGCGCGGGTCGGGCCGAACGCCTGCGGGTGCGGCGCAGTGGCGATTTCGAAGCGGGCGCCGCCCGCCGTCCCGTCGGTGACGGCGACAGTCCAGCCGTGGGCTTCCACGATGCCCTCGACGATCGAGAGACCGAACCCCGACCCGCCCTCGGTCGTGGTGTGGCCCTGCTCGAAGACGCTCGCGCGGTCCGCGGGCGAGACGCCGGCGCCGTCGTCCTCGACGTAGAAGCCGCCGCGGTCGGGCAGGGGACCGACCGAGACGGTGAGCGCGTCGCTGCATTCCGTCCCGCGTTCCGACGAACCGTGCTCTACGGCGTTCCGAACGAGGTTCTCGACGACCTGCGTGAGTCGTCCCGGGTCGGCGGAGACGGTGCCGAGGTCCCCGACGAGTTCGAGCGTCGCCTCGCCCGTGTCGACGGCGGCCCAGGCGCGTTCGACGACGCCGGCGACGTCAACGGTGGACGTCTCGCCGACGGTCCGACCCTGCCGGGCGAGTTCGAGCACGTCGCTGACGAGGGCGTTCATCCGTTCGAGACCGTCGGCCGCGCGGTCGAGGTGGGAGACGTCGCCGGTCTCGCGGGCGAGGTCGACGAACCCCTCGACGACGTTCAGGGGGTTTCTGAGGTCGTGGCTCACGACGCTGGCGAACTCTTCCAGTCGCTCGTTCTGCTGGCGGAGTTGGCGCTCGCGCCGCTTGCGTTCGAGCGTGTACGACAGCATGTCCGCCGCGGTGCCGAACAGCGAGACTTCCCTGTCCGGCCACCGCTCGGCCTCCGCGGAGACGAGCACCAACGCCCCCGCGAGCGACCAGTTCGACACCATCGGAAGCGCGAGGAGGCTCGTCTCCTCCGGGAGCGACAGCGAGTCGACGCGGGAGGAGTCCGCGGCGTCCACGTCGGGTACGCGGACGTTCTCGAAGCGACGCAGGCGGTCGAGTAGCCACTCGCAGTCGTCGGCCGTCACTGCGACGGGGGGTAGCGACGCGCCGTCGGCCGTCCACTCGTGGGTCTTCCGCAACGCGTCGGCGTCGACGTCGTACGAGTAGACGGCGGCGCCGTCGACGCCGGCGAACTCGCCGAGACTCTGGAGCGTCCAACGTATCTTCGTCCCGATTTCGTCCACTTCGGCGCTCATCAGCGTCGTCGAGGTGTCGAGCACGGAGTCTTTCAACTGTTCTCTGGCCGTCTCGGCCTCTCGACGGCGGCGCTGTTCGGTCACGTCGCGGAGCGTGCCCACCGCGCGGTGGACGCTGCCGTCGAACACGTCGGGAGAGGCGGTAGCGACACAGCGGATGCGCTCGCCGTCTGCGGCGTACACCTCCGTCTCGAAGCGGGTCGTCGCCGACCCGCCCTCGTCGAACAGGCGGTCGAGTTTCTCGCGGATACGGCACTCGTCGTCCACCAACACCGTCGAGACGTGGCTTCCGACGACGGCGTCGCGGTCGTACCCGAAGAGGTCGACGAACACGTCGTCGACGGAGACGAACCGACCCGACCGGTCGAGAACGTAGACGGCCGTCTCCAAGGCCTCGAACGCGCTGTCGTAGCGTTCGGTCGTCTCCTCGGCGCGGTTGCGCGAGACGGCGTTCGCGACCCGTTTCGCCAGCACGGCGTACTGGTCCGTCCCGAGCGACTTCTGCACGTAGTCGGTCGCTCCGACCCGGAACGCGTCGCGAACGACGTCTTCGGACCCTCTACCGGTGTAGAGGATGAACGGGAGGTTCGGCCGGGCGCAGCGGAGGGCGCGGAGAAATTCGAGGCCGTTCATGCCCGGCATCTCGTAGTCGCTGACGACGCAGTCGGGTCCCGTTTCGGCGTCCGCGAGGCGGTCGAGAGCATCGTACGGGTCCGTCAGCGTCTCGACGGAGAGTTCGACGTCCTCGACTTCGCGTTCGAGGTAGACGGCGACCATCGAGGATAACTCCGCCTCGTCGTCGACGTAGAGCACGGAGATATCCTCGCAAAGCGTCATATCAGCGTAGCTGATTCGATGCGTTATCAGCGTTTCGACCCCAGTATCAAATTGGATATTCCAGTTCGTCGGCGAACTCATCTCGTCGGTCGGAACAGACTACGTGGGAGAAGAATCCACTCCCGCCTCCTCCGGGGCCGGTATCAATACTCGAACTCGGAAGCGCGTCTCGAAAGACCGATACGAGCGGCGGATTCGACGCGACGCCGGATGGAACGACGGGGGCGATGCGGCGCGTCGGCGCTCAGTCGTCGGCGGCGCCCGGTCGACCGTCCTCGTGAACTTCCCGGAGGAACGCGGGGAGTTCCGGCACTCGGGAGGTGTCGTGCGTCCCGACGGGCGGTCGGTTGACCTCCGCCGCCTCGGAGGCGTCGAGGTCCGTCTCGTCGGCGATGCGGGCCATCTCGCCGTCCTCTCTGGCGTCCTGGTCGATGCGCATCGAACAGAACTCCGCGCCGCACATCGAGCAGAAGCGAGCCTCCTTGTAGTTGTCCCCCGGGAGCGTCTGGTCGTGGAACTCGCGGGCGCGTTCGGGGTCCACGGAGAGGTCGAACTGCCGGCGCCAGTCGAACGCGTAGCGCGCCTCCGAGAGCGCGTCGTCCCAGTCGCGCGCGCCTGGCAGGCCCGCGGCCACGTCGCCCGCGTGCGCCGCGATGCGGTAGGCGGCGAGGCCGTCGCGCACGTCCTCGGCGTCCGGGAGGCCGAGGTGTTCTTTCGGCGTCACGTAACAGAGCATCGCCGCGCCCGCGCGCGCCGCCTCCGTCGCGCCGATGGCGCTGGTGATGTGGTCGTACCCCGGCGCGACGTCCGTGACGAGGGGACCGAGAAGGTAGAACGGCGCCCCGTCACACACCTCGCGTTCGCGTTCGACCTGTTCGGCGACCATGTCGAGCGGAACGTGCCCCGGTCCCTCGACCATCGCCTGCGCGCCGTGCTCCCGGGCGACGGCGACGAGTTCGCCGAGCGTCTCCAACTCGGCGTACTGCGCGTCGTCGCCCGCGTCCGCGAGACACCCCGGGCGGAGGCCGTCGCCGAGGCTGAACGTCACGTCGTGCTCGGCGAACACCTCGCACAGTTCCTCGAAATGGGTGTAGAGGGGGTTCTGCGTCGCCGTCTCCTCCATCCACTTCGCGAGAATGGACCCGCCGCGCGAGACGATGCCCGTCTTGCGGCCGTCCGTCAGCGGGAGGTGCTCCATCAGCACGCCCGCGTGGATGGTCATGTAGTCGACGCCCTGTTCGGCCTGCTTCTCGACGACGTCGAAGAGCAGTTCGAAGGTGATGTCTCCGACGGATTCGGCCCGCCTGACCGCTTCGTATATCGGCACCGTGCCGACGGGGACCGGCGAGTATCGGACGTTCGCCTCGCGGACCTCGTCCAGATTCGACCCCGTCGAGAGGTCCATCACCGTGTCGGCGCCGTGGTGAATCGCCGTGTGGAGTTTCCGCAGTTCCTCCTCGCGGGAACTCGTCTCCTCGCTGTTGCCGATGTTGGCGTTCACCTTCGTCGCGAACGCCTCGCCGATTATCATCGGGTCGAGCGACTCGTGTTCGCGGTTCGTCGGAATCACCGCGTGACCCGCGGCGACTTCCTCGCGGACGAACGCCGGGTCGACGTTCTCTCGGTCCGCGACGCGCCGCATCGCCGCCGTCGTCTCGCCGTCCCGCGCGTGTTGGAGCTGTGTCGGCATCGACTACCTAGTAATACCACCAGATGATAAATCTGGTGCGAGCGGAGAGCCGAAAGCGGCGTCCGACTCGCATTACCGCTCGCGAACCCGCATCAGCGCCTTCGGGTTCGCCCACGAGACGACCGTTCGCGGGTCGTCGCCGTGGCCGCCCGCCGCATCCTCGCCGTCCGTGAACTCGACCTCGAACAGGTCGTGCGCGCCGTCGGGCGCCTCCCGGAAGCGACGGTGCAGTTCGGCGACGTCCGCCGCGACGACGCGCCGTCTCGCGCTTACTCTCGTCTCGGCCGTCGCTCATGCGCGTCGGTTCGGAACGCGAGGGCAAGGAGCGTCCCCCGGCGGCCGGGGGACCCGCGGACGCCCGGCGAGGAACGCCCCGCGAGCGCCAACCACCGCAGGACCGCCGCAAGCCTCATTCGAGTCGCCGGGCGAGTTCCGAAGGCAATGACCGACGCCGTATTGGTCCTCAGACACGGAGAGCGGCGGGACAGCGTCGAGGAGAACTGGCGGGAGACGGCCGAGCGCATTCACGACCCGGGGCTGACCGACCGCGGGCGCAGACAGGCGGACCGCGCCGCCGAGCGACTCCGGGAGACGGGCGTCGAGGAGATATACGCCTCGCCGTTCCTCCGCGCGATCCAGACCGCCTCGCCAGTCGCGGACGCCCTCGACCTTCCGGTCCGCGTCGAACCCGGTCTCGGCGAGCACCTCAACCCGGCGTGGTTCGACGCGCACCCGGAGGTACTCGGCCGCGAGGAGCGAGTCGAGCGGTTCCCCCGGACCGACGTTGAGCACCGACCGCTCCTCGAACCCACGTTCCCCGAGGACGCCGCCGACGCGGAGCGACGAATCGGCGAGACGGCGCGACGAATCGTCGACAGCACGTCGGCGCGGCGGGTGCTGTTCGTCGGTCACGGCGCCACCGTCGGCGGCGTCGCGCACGGCCTCGTCGGGTCGGCCGAGGCGGTGGACGCGCCGCTGTGCGGCCTGACGGAACTCGTCCGCGACGGGGGAGGAGAAGGGGGCGAGAACGGAAACAGAAACGGAGACGAGTGGCGGGTCGAGTGGTCCGGCGACGTGGCGCACCTCGACGACGGGGCGTGAGGCGGTCGCCGGTTCTTACTCCGCGTGCTCCGGTCGCTCGGCGTACTCGATGGGGTCGCGCGCGCCGACGTTCCGGAACGCCTGCAGTCGGTAGGCGCAGGAGTCGCAGGTGCCGCAGGCCGGTTCCTCGTCGCGGTAGCACGACCACGTGTGCTCGAACGGGACGCCGAGTTCGCGGCCGCGACGGGCGATGTCCGTCTTCGAGTCGGTGACGAACGGCACTTCTATCGCTATCTCCGTCTCGGGTTTCGTCCCGACGTCGACCATCGCCTCGAACGCCTCGAAGAACTCGGGTCGGCAGTCGGGGTATCCCGCGTAATCCTCCGAGTGCGCGCCGACGAAGACGGCCGAGCAACCGTTCGCCTCGGCGTAGGAGACGGCCATCGAGAGGAGGTTCGCGTTGCGGAACGGGACGTAGGAGGTCGGTATCTCCTCGCTGTCCGGGTCGGCGTCCTCGACGGCCATGTCGTCGTCGGTGAGGCTCGACGCGCCGATGTCTGAGAGGTGGTCCGTCTCGACGTGCAGGAAGTCCGCGGCGCCCAGGTCGTCGGCGAGTCGCTTCGCGCAGTCGTACTCCTTGGACTCGGTCTCTTGCCCGTAGGAGGTGTGCAGGCAGTGGAGGTCGTAGCCTCTCGATGCGGCCTCGTAGGTGGTCGTCGCGCTGTCCATGCCGCCGGAGAGGAGGACGACGGCGGCCGGTCGGTTTTCGTCGGCGGTATCGGTGGTATGGGTCGTATCAGTCATCGTCGTAGTGTGTCGGAGTCGGGTTCTCGGAATCGGAATCAGGTCTCGGGCGCGTCGTTCCACAGGTCGACGTGGAGACGCGGCGTGTAGCGGTAGCCGCGTTCGAGGGCGAGGTCCGCGACGACGGTCCGCGTCGTCGCCAGTTCCTCGCGGGTCTGCCCCTCGGGCATGAGGAGCACGTCGGTATCGAGAATGTCGGCGTCGGCGACGCCGCGCAGGTCGTCGAGCAGCCCCTCGATTTCGGGCAGGTCCTCGGGACCGGTGACGACGAACTTCAACTGGAAGTCGTGTCGCTCGACCAGCGTCGAGAGCGGGTCGAGGTCGATGCGGCGCTCCTCGTGACGCGCCTCCCACTCGCCCACGTCGACGCCCTCGGGCGCGTTGGCGGGCGTCGGCGTCGACGTTGAGAGTTTGGGGCTTATCGAGGCGAGGTCCATCGGCGCGTCGGGGACGACGGTGCCGTTCGTCTCGACGGTGACGTGGTGGTCGTCGGCGAGTTCGCGGAGCAGCGTCGCGCTCTCGTCGTGAATCAGCGGTTCGCCGCCGGTGAGGACGACGTGGTCGGGGTCGCGGGCCCGGACGTCGGCGACGAGTTCGTCGACGCCCATCCACGCGTGCGTCGGTTCCCAGGAAGTGTGATAGGAGTCGCAGAACCAACACCGGAGGTTACAGCCGCTGGTGCGGACGAACGTGCTCGGCACGCCCGCGAGTTTTCCCTCCCCCTGCAGGGAGGCGAACAGTTCGTTCACCGGAAGGGCGGGACCGTCCGGGGCGCTCTTCGGTCTCTCTACCTCGGAGGAGACGGGCATTATCGGTGGCTCGCACAGAGTTCGCCCGTCTCGGCCACCTCGACGGCCACGTCGGAGACGGTGTCCGGGAGGCGAGCCAGGAGTTCCTCTTCGAGGAGGACGGCCATCACCTCGGCCGTCGGCGGCGCGTCGAGGACGACCAGCGAGTCGCCGTCGCCGCTGGCCTCGAACGCCTCGACGAGAGGGTCGCCGGACTCCACGAGGAAGCGGTGGTCCCACTCGTCTATTACGTCCGTCACCGTACCCTTGTCGACGACCCACCCCTCCTCGGTGAGTTCGCCGGTCACCTCGACGGCTATCTCGTAGTTGTGGCCGTGCGGACGGCTACACTTCCCGTCGTGGTGCATGAGTCGGTGCCCGGCGCTGATGCGAATCGGTCGGTCGGCCCCGATGCGGAGGACGCGCTCGCCCGCCCGGGTCGCGAGCGAGGAGCGGCCGGCGGAGTCGCTACGACTCCGTTCGGACCCCAGTATGTTCTCAGGCATACTCCAAGATTATCCGTGGCGGTGAAAAGTCCGCCGTTTCGGCGGCGTTCTCGGGGGTCGGTCCGGCGCAGTCCCCGGATTTCGCCTCGTCCGCCCGACTCACTCCCGTAAGTCCGCGACGGCCTCGCGCCACTCGTCGGGCACCCGAGTCGGCTCCGACGTCTCGGGGTCGAGAACGACCAGCACGGTGGAGGCGGTGGCGACCACCTCCTCCTCGAACCGGAGTTCGTAGGACATCTCGAACGAGGAGTTGCCGATATCGGTCACGTCGAGGGCGACGGTCAGTTCGCCGAGGCCCTCGATGGGCCGGCGGTAGTCTATCTCGATGTTCGCGAGCACCGTGTTCACCTCCTCCATGTCGAACGCCTCCCGGAAGAACTCGATTCGGGCCTGCTCGCAGTAACTGGCGTAGACGGCGTTGTTCACGTGGCCGAGCGGGTCGAGGTCGCGGAAACGGACCTGCAGTTCACTCTCGTAGATGAAATCTGTCACGTGGGGGTGGTCGACCGCGAGGCGCTAAATTCCGCCGGTTCGAGAGAGTGGACGGTGGCGAGGATTCTCGGACACTCGGTCGCGGCGAGACGCCTTTGCTCTCCGCTTACGAACGAACCGTATGGAGCGAGTCGCGTTCGACACGGTGGAACCGTCCGCCTACGAGACGAGCGCCGAACGACGGAGCCTGTCGGATCCGCTCGGGACGACCGACGTGGCGCTCAACCGCTATCGAGTGGCACCCGGCGACCGACTCGCCGGCCTCCACGCGCACCCCGGTCAGGAGGAAGTGTTCGTCGTCCTCGCCGGCGAGGCGACGTTCGAGACGCTGGATTGGCGCGTCGGCGAGCGACGTGCGGACGACGGCGGGGGCGGCCTCCGATGTCCCGACTGCGGAGAAGTCGTGACGGACCCGCCGCCGCGCGAGGAGTGGTGACCGAACCCCGAACGGGGAGAGGAGTCGTCCGAGGGCGGGGCGAGCGCACCCGAGCAGCGAAGTCGACGGCGGCCGACGCCCCGGTATGCCGGTCGCAACCGTCGGCGACGCTGCCGAGGCGTCGCTCCGCGTCACCGAGTCGACTATCGACGAGTTCGCCGCCCTCTCGGGCGACGAGAACCCCATCCACCTCGACGAGGCGTACGCCGCAGAGACGCTGTTTGGCGGCCGGGTAGCCCACGGGATGATAGCTGCGTCCGTCCTCAGCGCGGCGGTTGCGAGACTGCCCGGCGACATCGTCTATCGGTCGCAGGACCTCTCGTTCGAGCGACCGGTTCGGCCGGACGAGGAGGTGCGGGCGACGGCCGAGGTGGTCGCGGAACTGGACGGCGACAGACTCCGCGTGGAGACGACGGCGCGCGTCGACGGGGCGGCCGCGGTGACCGGCGAGGCGACGGTGCTGTCGCTTCCGCACGACGGCAGGGAGACAGACGAACGCTAGTGAGTCTCTAGCGACGGCCGCGCCGAAAGGAGAGAGTCTGCCGAATGCTGGAGAGCGTCGTTCGGGCGGATTTCGCCGGACGGCGAACGCTCGGCGCCGTCAGTCCGACGTGGGGGCGACCGGGTTCGAACCGCCGGCGGGCGCTTCGTGGTGCAGCGACTCGACCCGCCAGACGTTCGACCGGGCGCCGGCGCGCGAGAGCGATACCGGGACGGTCGTCCCTGACGGCAGCGCCGCCAACGTGTCGCGGAGGTCGGCGTCCGCGTAGTCGACGAGGTGACGTGTTTCGTTCGACCGCTCGACTTCGACGGTCATCGTGTGGTGGTCGTTCATGGTCTTTTTGACGACGACACGGGTCGGCGCGGCGGTTTCGACGCT
Protein-coding regions in this window:
- a CDS encoding cupin domain-containing protein, which codes for MERVAFDTVEPSAYETSAERRSLSDPLGTTDVALNRYRVAPGDRLAGLHAHPGQEEVFVVLAGEATFETLDWRVGERRADDGGGGLRCPDCGEVVTDPPPREEW
- a CDS encoding MaoC family dehydratase, encoding MPVATVGDAAEASLRVTESTIDEFAALSGDENPIHLDEAYAAETLFGGRVAHGMIAASVLSAAVARLPGDIVYRSQDLSFERPVRPDEEVRATAEVVAELDGDRLRVETTARVDGAAAVTGEATVLSLPHDGRETDER